The following coding sequences are from one Nonlabens arenilitoris window:
- a CDS encoding DUF6702 family protein → MKYIFVFLMIPLLSQASYVDREVEDLRFRESVSSTAHKYYLSVSNVKYNAKVGALQMTSRFFIDDLEDVLSTRADENIILTEDGNLTKYKQLIGDYFTSRLRIKVDGELIPIDYLGSEIENDQLVLYIEIPVKREPLEIEMRFTALMELFEDQKNMVHFKIRGERKTLLMIAKKKIDSVKF, encoded by the coding sequence ATGAAATATATATTCGTATTCTTAATGATTCCATTATTATCACAGGCATCTTATGTAGATCGTGAGGTTGAAGATTTACGCTTTCGCGAAAGCGTATCCAGCACTGCTCATAAATATTACTTATCTGTATCAAATGTAAAGTATAATGCAAAAGTTGGTGCCCTTCAAATGACCTCTCGTTTTTTTATTGATGATTTAGAAGATGTACTGTCTACAAGAGCAGATGAAAATATCATACTTACAGAAGATGGTAACTTAACAAAGTATAAGCAATTAATAGGTGATTACTTTACCTCTAGACTACGTATTAAAGTAGATGGGGAATTAATTCCTATAGATTATCTGGGGTCTGAGATAGAGAATGATCAATTAGTTCTTTATATTGAGATTCCTGTAAAACGAGAACCACTAGAAATCGAGATGCGATTTACAGCACTTATGGAACTTTTTGAAGATCAAAAAAACATGGTGCATTTTAAAATAAGAGGTGAACGTAAGACATTACTTATGATTGCAAAAAAGAAAATAGACTCTGTGAAGTTTTAG
- a CDS encoding M1 family metallopeptidase, producing the protein MKAIKLLFVSMLMVSFSGFAQEAEQAEEPKAEEHYNINKFRQLYQEFSTPNQYRSASGAPGPKYYQQRADYEMDIRLDDENHHIYGYETITYTNNSPDVLDYLWVQLDQNMRAKDSKTPLIEGGGVAPFAQPSGFAGEYLSEPFDGGFNIKKVLDSKGNPLKYMINQTMMRVEMPKALAPGKKFEFDIEWDYNINNHVEGRGRSGYEEFPDGHRAYVIAQFYPRMCVYNDVEGWQNSQFWGRDEFALPFGSFEVNITVPADHWLDGTGKLTNRKEVYSAEEMRRYEMAQRTYDEPVVIRTQQEAEKLAMMPGVSNTKTWKLKADYVRDFGWTSSRRYVADAMAVKVGGKDIMAVSIYPPEGNPLWEQWSTKAVAQTLKSYSRMTFDYPYHKAISVHAKNQGMEYPMICWNYGRPDADGNYSDRTKFGMISVIIHEVGHNYFPMIVNSDERQWTWMDEGLNTFVQYVAEQDMGENYPASIEGLDAYPSRRGPAANIVPYMAGDQRYIAPIMSKGLNTYQFGSNAYGKPGTALNILRETVMGRDLFDYAFRTYSQRWMFKHPTPEDFFRTMEDASAMDLDWFWRGWFYTTQYNDMGIKSVDKFYVSADMNQEMKDYLEERNIPKDRVPQLVYMVKEGSEDFKEEMKGKAPSEVVSELKDYMMDNFTAEQRAAMKEPKYFYQITVEKPGGLVMPIIIEYTYADGTSETVTHPAEIWRLNDKEVSLSKATQKEIVGIVIDPKLETADIDTSNNSWPQEPKVDKFEEMKQ; encoded by the coding sequence ATGAAAGCGATTAAACTATTGTTTGTCAGTATGTTGATGGTTTCTTTTTCAGGTTTTGCACAAGAAGCAGAACAAGCAGAAGAGCCTAAGGCAGAAGAACATTACAACATTAACAAATTCCGCCAGCTGTATCAGGAGTTTTCTACTCCTAATCAATACCGCAGTGCAAGTGGTGCTCCAGGTCCTAAATATTACCAGCAACGTGCTGATTATGAGATGGACATCAGATTAGATGATGAAAATCATCACATCTATGGTTATGAGACCATTACTTATACTAACAATTCTCCAGATGTATTAGATTATCTATGGGTACAGTTAGATCAAAACATGCGTGCCAAGGATTCAAAAACACCACTAATTGAAGGTGGTGGAGTAGCTCCATTTGCGCAACCTTCAGGTTTTGCAGGTGAATACCTTTCAGAGCCTTTTGATGGTGGATTCAATATTAAAAAGGTATTAGACTCAAAGGGTAATCCTTTAAAATACATGATCAATCAGACCATGATGAGAGTTGAAATGCCTAAAGCACTTGCACCAGGAAAGAAATTTGAGTTTGATATAGAATGGGATTATAATATTAATAATCATGTTGAAGGTCGTGGGCGTAGTGGTTATGAAGAGTTTCCTGATGGTCATAGAGCCTATGTGATTGCACAATTCTATCCACGTATGTGTGTGTACAATGATGTTGAAGGATGGCAAAATAGCCAGTTCTGGGGACGCGATGAGTTTGCATTGCCATTCGGTTCTTTTGAGGTTAACATTACAGTACCTGCAGATCACTGGTTAGACGGGACAGGTAAATTAACAAATCGTAAAGAGGTTTACAGTGCTGAGGAAATGAGAAGATATGAAATGGCTCAACGTACTTATGACGAGCCTGTAGTAATTCGCACTCAGCAAGAAGCTGAGAAGCTTGCTATGATGCCAGGAGTTAGTAATACTAAAACTTGGAAATTAAAAGCAGATTATGTGCGTGACTTTGGGTGGACTTCTTCTCGTCGTTACGTGGCTGATGCTATGGCAGTAAAAGTAGGAGGAAAAGATATCATGGCTGTTTCTATATATCCGCCAGAAGGAAATCCTCTATGGGAACAATGGTCTACTAAGGCTGTTGCACAAACTTTAAAGTCTTATTCTAGAATGACTTTTGATTATCCTTATCACAAGGCTATCTCTGTTCACGCAAAAAATCAAGGTATGGAGTACCCGATGATTTGTTGGAATTACGGACGACCAGATGCAGATGGTAACTATAGTGATAGAACTAAATTTGGTATGATATCAGTTATTATACATGAAGTAGGGCATAATTATTTCCCAATGATTGTCAATAGCGACGAGCGTCAGTGGACATGGATGGATGAAGGTTTAAATACGTTTGTACAATATGTTGCAGAGCAGGATATGGGAGAGAATTATCCAGCTTCTATTGAAGGATTAGATGCTTATCCATCACGTCGTGGACCAGCTGCTAACATTGTACCTTACATGGCTGGTGATCAACGCTATATTGCTCCTATTATGAGTAAAGGTTTAAATACGTACCAGTTTGGTTCTAATGCTTATGGAAAACCAGGTACCGCTTTAAATATATTACGTGAAACAGTAATGGGTCGTGATTTATTTGATTATGCATTCCGTACTTATTCTCAAAGATGGATGTTTAAGCACCCAACTCCAGAAGACTTCTTCCGTACTATGGAAGATGCAAGTGCTATGGATTTAGATTGGTTCTGGAGAGGATGGTTCTACACAACTCAGTATAATGACATGGGAATAAAATCTGTAGATAAATTTTACGTATCTGCTGATATGAATCAAGAGATGAAAGACTACCTTGAAGAAAGAAATATTCCTAAAGATAGAGTTCCACAGCTAGTTTATATGGTTAAAGAAGGTAGTGAAGACTTTAAAGAAGAAATGAAAGGAAAAGCTCCTAGTGAAGTTGTTAGTGAGTTAAAAGATTACATGATGGATAACTTTACTGCAGAGCAACGCGCTGCAATGAAAGAACCTAAATATTTCTATCAAATCACAGTGGAAAAGCCAGGTGGTTTAGTAATGCCTATCATCATTGAGTATACTTATGCTGATGGTACTTCTGAAACGGTTACTCATCCAGCAGAAATCTGGAGATTGAATGATAAAGAAGTAAGCCTTTCTAAAGCGACACAAAAAGAAATCGTAGGAATCGTAATTGATCCTAAGTTAGAGACTGCAGATATTGATACTTCAAATAACTCATGGCCACAAGAGCCTAAAGTGGACAAGTTTGAAGAAATGAAGCAATAA